In Streptomyces camelliae, the sequence GCCGGCCCCGGCTCTCCGCGACACGCAGGGCGTCGGCGAGGGCTTGGGTCAGGCACTCGCGGAGTTCTCCACCGCGTGGGCCCGCGAGGCGAACCGCTTCTCCAGCACCTCCCGCTGCTCGGCGGGGACAGACAGCACGTTGATCTTGACTACGCTCATGTATCCATCCTGGACCATGCTCCGGTGGCGGCCGACGGAGGACAGTGCTACACCATCTGGTGAGTCATGTCGGCAAAAGCGTTATTTGTCCCGCTTATTTCTCATTCATTCCACTATCCAGTTCTTGGTAGAGAGCTGCCGCCAAGATCGATTCGAGGAGTGGAAGCGAATGAAGACATCGCCAAGATGGCGATCCGTTCTGGCCTCAGCCATCACGGCCGTCGCGCTCGCCGCGGCCCCGCTGGCGAGCGCGGGGACGGCCTATGCCGGTGACAACGACAACCCTTACCCGCCGAAGCCGCACCACCACCACGAGCACGAGCACGAGCACGAGAAGCCGGAGTATCCGCCGAAGCCGCCGAAGCCACACCACCACGACCACGAGGAGCACGGCGAGGACCACGAGCACGGCCAGGAGCACGAGCACGGCCAGGACGACGAGCACGGCAAGGACGACGAGCACGGCAAGGAGCACGGGCACCACGGTCCGCCGCACCTCGCCAACACCGGTGACAGCCACAGCAAGGAGAAGCTGGCGCTGGGTGGTGCCGCGGCGGGCCTGATCGCTGCGGGCGCCGGCACCATGCTGGTCGCGCGGCGTCGCCGTAGCTCATGACGTTGCCGAAAGTACGGATGTTCTTCCCGAGGCGTCCTGGGCGTGCCCAGGACGCCGGACGACGGGCGCGCCGAGCAGATCGGCGCGCCCTCGGGCCTCTTGCCAGGAACATGCTGTTGGCCGCCGCCGCTCTTCCCCCGGCGGCGGCCGCCTGGATCGGAATCACGGGCTGGTTCGCCCGCACCGAACTCCTCGCCGCACAGCACGATCTGACCGCGCTGCGGCAGGCGATGGCGGCCACGGCGAAAGCCCACCCCGCCGGGACCGCCGCCGCGGGCGCCCCGGCGGAGTCCGCAGCGGAGCGCCTGCTGCGCTCCGCGGCCACGCACGCCGCCCGCGCGCACTGGCTCACCACGGGGCCGGCCTGGTACACCGCCGCCCAGGTGCCGTTCGCCGGCGGCCCCCTCCGGACCGTGCGCGGCATCGCCGAGGCCTCGGACCGGCTGGCCGGCCAGGTACTGCCGCCACTGGTGCGGGCCGTCCCGCAGCTCACGGCGGGCGCCCACGCGGGGGGCATCCCGCGGGTGCTCACCCAACTCGAAGGGCAGGCGCCCGCGTTCGAGCGAGCCGCGCGGGTCGCGGCCCAGGTGCGGGGCGACGTCCGCCGGCTGGCGGGCTCCACCTGGCTGCCGGCGGTCGACCGCGGCCGTGAGCAGCTGTCGGACCAGCTCGACCGGCTCGTCCCGCAGACGGCCGACGTCGCCGTCGCGGCCCGTGCCGTGCCGCCCATGCTCGGGGCGCACGGCCCCCGGCACTACTTCCTGTCCTTCCAGAACACGGCCGAGGCCCGGGGCACCGGGGGCCTGCCCGGAGCCTTCGCCGTGCTGCGGGCCGACCGGGGCCGGCTGTCCTTCGAACGCTTCGGCAACGACACCGAGATGGACGGTGTCCGCACCGACGTGAACCTCGGGTCCGAGTTCGCGGACCAGTACGGCGACAACGGACCCGGCGAGATCTGGCAGAACTCCAACATGAGCCCGCACTTCCCGTACGCGGCCCGCATCTGGACCTCGTACTGGCGGACGCACACCGGCCGTGACCTGGACGGAGCGATCGCCATCGACCCCGCCACGCTCGGCCGACTGCTGGGCGCCACCGGGCCCGCCCGGCTGGCCGACGGCACCGCGCTCACCGCCGACAACGCGGTGGACCTCACCGAGCGGACCAGCTACGCCGCGTACGAGAACGTCGGAGAGCGCAAGGCGTTCTTCGTCGAGGCCGCGAGCGCCGCAGCCAAGCAGTTGATGCACGCGGCCGACGACCCGGGCCTGCTCCCCGCGCTGCTGCGGGCCGTGCACGATGTGCAGCAAGAGGGCCGCCTGCAGGTGTGGAGCGCACACGGGGCCGAGGAACGGCTGCTGGAGTCACGGCCGTTCGGCGGCGCGCTGCCTGACACGCCCGGCCCCTTCGCGGGGCTCGTGGTGAACAACGCGGCGGGCACCAAGCTGGACTACTACCTGGACCGGAGCCTTGTCTGGGCGCCCGGCGCCTGCACCGACAACGGCCGGAAAGTCACCGTGACCGTGACGCTCACCAACCGGGCGCCGGCTTCCGGCCTGCCCGATTACGTCACGGTGCGCGCAGACCACCCGGACTACCGCACCAGGCCTGGTGACAACCGGCTGTTGGTGTCCTACTACGCCGGCCGGGGGGCGAGCCTGACGCGGGCCACCCTGGACGGCCACCCGGTCGAGCTGATCCCCGGCGTCGAACGCGGTCACCCCGTGTACACCCTCGACCTGGAGCTGCCCCGACAGTCCAGCCGCACGCTGGTGCTGCATCTGAACGAGCCCGACGCCGACGGCTCCCCGACGATCCTGCGCCAGGCCCTGGTGACTCCACTGCACACCACGGTGAAGCCCGCGGCTCCGTGCGCGTCCTGAACGGAGCCGATCGCCCGGCCTCCTGCTGGGCAGCCACACACTGCTGCCCGAGGGGCCACGTCGGACGACCAGTGCCAGGTGACAGGCCCCCACCTGGACGACACGGCGCCGACCAGGTGGTGACGCCGGCTTGCACGGCAGCTGCGGGGCGCGGCTGCCGTGCACCCATCCGGCCCACCTGACCGGGATCACCGTGTGGCCATCCAACCCAGGGCAAGGCGGTCGCGGACGACTCCGCCGCGCACAGCCGTCGTCCACATGTCCCGCAGACCGCCCGGCCGCGAGAACTGCCGTGCGCGGCCGCACTGCTCGGCCGCGCCAAGGCTGATCACGCGGCAAGGCCGCGAGAGACAGCTGCCGAGTACAGCGGGAGCCGACGTCGCAGCACCACACACACCAGTCCCACCGGCAACATGCCCAGCAGACCGTGCACGACCTGGGACAGCGGTCCCCGGCCGTAGTCGGCCGCCAGGTACCCGCTGACGCACAGCGCGGCACCGACGCCCGCATGGACGAGGTACGGCCGGACGAGCGCAGACAACGAGCACACCCCGGCCCGATGCCAGCGGACGAGCTGCTCCACGTGGCCGAGGCCTGCTGCGACCGAAGCTGCCACGGCGACGAACGCCATACTCTGACCAGCAGTCACCGACGACACCACGAGGACCACCGTAGCCACGAGCACGAGCAGTTGGGTCCGCAGCAGGCTGCCCATCGCCTTGCGGATCTCGTCCGCGGCATAGCTGACCTGGCACAGCAGCACGAAGGGGGCACCCAGGGCCAGCACGGGCATCAGCGCGCCCGCCGGTCCCCAGCCGGGCCCGAGCAGGAGCTCCAACGCGGCCGGGCCCACCCCCGCCAGAATGCCGAAGGCGATGAACGCGACGGCGGAGGCCGCACTGAGCACATCGGGCAGGACTGTGGCGAGCGACCGCCCTTCGCCGTTGATCCGGGCCAGTGACGGCATCACGGCTTTCCGCAGACTCTGGCACAGGACGCTGACCGGTAGGCTCACCGCGAGTGTCGCGCGGGAGAACTGACCGGCTGCGGCCGGTCCCAGAAACCGGGTGACGGCCCACAGAGACACGTCGGCCGCCGTCATCTGGATCATCCCGTAGCCGGCGAACGCCCCGGAGATGCGGAGCATGTCGCGAGCCGGTACCAGGGGTCCGTCCACGAGGGGCAGGCGTGCCAGCCGCACAGCTGCCACCATGAGAGTCACCGTGGGTGTCACCACCTGGGAGATCACCAGCCCGTACGGGCTCCAGCCCAGTTCGAGCAGGACGGCACCGACCGCCATGCCGACGAACTGAGCCCCGGTCTCTGTGACAGAGCAGAAGCGGGCACGGTCCATGCGGCGCAGCGCCGCGACGGCCACCAGCGAGGCAGGCTGGGCGAGGAAGTAGAGGCCGTAGAGCTGCACGATCGGCCGGACTTCCGGCAGCCCCCACACGGTGGCCGCCAGTGGGGCCACCGCCTGGCTGACTGCGCAGCAGAGGAGACCACTGAGCAGGGAGACGCGGTACGCGGTCCGGACGGTCTGCCGCGTGAGCTGCTCCGCTCGCATCAGGTAGGTGGCGAGCCCTGCTCCGGCGACATAGCCGAGCACGGTGAGAGCCGCGGCGGCCGCGGCGAACGCCCCGAAGCTCTGGGGGAGCACCACGCGGGCGGTGTAGGCGGTGTAGCAGAGTTGGATCACCGTGGCGACGATCGCCGAGCCATAGTTCCAGACCAGGGCGACCAGCGCGGTACGTGCCTCGGATACTGCGGTGTCGGTGGACAAGGGCTCCCCATCTCACAGAGCATGCCGCGGGCGGTGAGGACCGCGGGAAACCGATGGTGTCCGATCGCCCTACCGGCCCGAACCGGTGTGCGTCGCTGCGGCGGAACCCACCGCCTCCAGCCTCTTCCTGACGCCGCACGGGTACCGGGCGTGCGGCGCCGGGTGTGGCAACGTGTACAACCCTGCCGGCTCCGGCTCCGGCTCGGCCCCGGAGCCTCGGACGGCTGCCAGCAGAATCGTGATGTCCAGGACTACCAGCACGAGGTAGGGGCTGAAGCCGACGCCTCGCAGCGGCGCCTCGGTCAGACACGTGACCGTCGTGATCGCTACCAGGGACGGGGACAGCCCCGCACTCACGCGTGCGGTACGTGAAGCCGCCAGCAGCAGCACCGCCGCGAAGGCGAGCAGTCCGAGCATGCCGATCAGCCCCGAGGTACCGAGGGTCTGATAGAGCTGGCTGTGGGCGTGTTCGTACAGACCTCGAACCGGCGAGAAACGGTCGCTGAAAAGTGTCGGGCCGTATCCCCACAGGGGATCGGAGTGAAAGGCCAGCATCGCCATCTCCCAGACCTCGGTGCGGCCATGAACGGACGTCAACTCGCCGTCGCTGGCGAGCCGTCCGATCTGGCCCGTCAGAGCCAGCACCAAGGGCAGTGAGCAGGCGACGAAGGCCAGCGCCAGGCCGCGGACCAGAAGGGGGTGCATCCGGCGCGCGACGCCACGGCGGTAGAGAAACAGAAGCGCCACCAGAGTCGCCATCCAGGCCGTGCGCGACTGGGCCAGAAGCAGAACGACAGCGGCCGCGGCGCTGTGCAACAGCCACAGCCGGCGTCGATGCAGCGGGGCGAGTTCCACGACGAGAGTGGCGGCGGCCAGGACACCCAGCAGGATGGGGTGGTTGGTGAGACCGAGGAGTCGGGACGATCCCATCACCGGCAGCCGCAGGTTGACGATATAGCTCGTGGACAGAGCCCAGTCGGGCATGATGACCAATGCCCCGAGGCTGCCCCACGTGTAGACACGCAGGACTGCCCGAAGTCGCGGCAGCAGTTCACCCAACTCAACGGGTGGGGCTGCGTAAAGTGCGGCGACGGCCAAGGGTGCCAGCCACAACCGCCAGTCTCCGGCGCCACCGTGGGCACCGAACAGACCCGACAGCACTGGACCGCAGTACATGGCGATCACTGCCACTACGAGTGACACGCCACGGTGTCGAGCGGCGGGCGGAGGCGCAGCCAGCGAGAAGACCAGGACGGCGACCAGCAGGGTGATCGTCGCCAGCGCGTAGAGCTCACCCGCGTGGAGCCGCCAATCCGTCGGCGTCACCTCGGCGGTTGTCGCACCCCAGTCGACAGCGCCGCCGGGAGGTGACGAAGCACGGTCCCACACAACGGTGGCGAAGAAGGCAGGGCTCAGCCCGATCACCCACAGAGCGGCGGTTGCAAGGCGGGCGGCCACGGCTGGGGCTCGATGGCGCACGTGGACTCCTCAAGTGAGTGAGGTTGAGGGGCGCGTATCCGCAAAACGGTCAAACGCCCCTAAGATCTCTATAAGGGGATATCTCAAGTCTCGATGCTGAGCCGGGGGTATCTCGGATGCCACAACCGGAACAACCCGAAGGAGTGCAACCTTGGACCTGGGCGGCTTTCTCAAAGCACTAGCCCGACGGTGGCTTTCCGTCACCGCCCTGACGCTCCTCGGCCTGGGCGCCGGAATCGCCTTCACGGCGTACTCGACTCCCCGCTACCAGGCCGGCAGTCAGATCTTCGTGTCCACGCGCACCGCGTCCGACATCACGGCACTCAACCAGGGCAGCGCGTTTTCACAGGCGAGGGTGCAGTCCTACGCCGACATCATCTCCAGTCCCCTGATCGCCGCACCGGTTGTCCGTCAGCTCGGACTCGACATGACGCCGGCTCAGCTCGCCGGGCACATCAGTGCCAGCGTGAAACTCAACACGGTGCTCATCGACATCACCGTCACCGACACCAGCCCTGCGCGATCAGCAATGATCGCCAACTTCGTAGCGCGCGAAGCGAGCAGACAGCTCGTCAGCCTTGAGACACCTCCGGGGCAAAAGGCTGCTCCTGTGAACATCGGCATTACGCGCAATGCCCAGCCGCCGACGACTCCGATCAGCCCGAAGCCCCTGCTCAACGGCGCAGCCGGGCTGCTCGCCGGTCTCGTCGCCGGTGTGGCTCTCGCCGTCCTTCGGGACACCCTCGACACCACCCTGCACACCAGCCACGCGCTGGCCGAGGCGACACGACTGGCCACGCTCGGCGGCATCCCGTACGACAAGAGGGCTCCGGGCAGCCCGCTCGCGGCCGGCTCGGCGGCCTACGGCGCCCGTGCCGAGGCATTCCGGCTTCTGCGTACCAACCTGCAGTTCGCCCAGGTCGACCGGAAACCGCGCGTGATCATGGTGACTAGCGCGCTGCCGGGCGAAGGGAAGACCAACACGGCCGCCAACCTCGCGCTTTCCCTGGCCGAGACCGGTGGCAAGGTCTGCCTGGTCGATGCCGATCTGCGCAATCCGTGCGTGGCCAAGAACTTCGGGCTCGTCCAGGACGCCGGCCTCACCAGCGTCCTCATCGGCCAGGCCACCGCTGACGAGGTGTTGCAGGAGTGCGGAGAACACGGCCTCCTCGTGCTCACCTCGGGCCCCATGCCGCCGAATCCGGCGGAGCTGCTCTCCTCCGACCGGATGAGGCAGATCCTGGAGGGCCTGGCCGAGAGCTTCGACACCGTCGTCGTGGACAGCGCCCCCCTGCTGCCCGTCGCCGACACCGTGGGCCTCGCCCCGGCCGTCGACGGCACAGTCCTCGTAGTCCGTGCCAGGCGCACTCCGGCCGAACGGGCGAAGGCTGCGGTCGACGCCCTGCACTCGGTCAACGCCCCTGTTCTCGGTGCGGTGTTGAGTATGGTCACCGTGAAGCACAAGGGTTACGGCTACGGTTACGGCTA encodes:
- a CDS encoding DUF4012 domain-containing protein produces the protein MAAAALPPAAAAWIGITGWFARTELLAAQHDLTALRQAMAATAKAHPAGTAAAGAPAESAAERLLRSAATHAARAHWLTTGPAWYTAAQVPFAGGPLRTVRGIAEASDRLAGQVLPPLVRAVPQLTAGAHAGGIPRVLTQLEGQAPAFERAARVAAQVRGDVRRLAGSTWLPAVDRGREQLSDQLDRLVPQTADVAVAARAVPPMLGAHGPRHYFLSFQNTAEARGTGGLPGAFAVLRADRGRLSFERFGNDTEMDGVRTDVNLGSEFADQYGDNGPGEIWQNSNMSPHFPYAARIWTSYWRTHTGRDLDGAIAIDPATLGRLLGATGPARLADGTALTADNAVDLTERTSYAAYENVGERKAFFVEAASAAAKQLMHAADDPGLLPALLRAVHDVQQEGRLQVWSAHGAEERLLESRPFGGALPDTPGPFAGLVVNNAAGTKLDYYLDRSLVWAPGACTDNGRKVTVTVTLTNRAPASGLPDYVTVRADHPDYRTRPGDNRLLVSYYAGRGASLTRATLDGHPVELIPGVERGHPVYTLDLELPRQSSRTLVLHLNEPDADGSPTILRQALVTPLHTTVKPAAPCAS
- a CDS encoding oligosaccharide flippase family protein, whose translation is MSTDTAVSEARTALVALVWNYGSAIVATVIQLCYTAYTARVVLPQSFGAFAAAAAALTVLGYVAGAGLATYLMRAEQLTRQTVRTAYRVSLLSGLLCCAVSQAVAPLAATVWGLPEVRPIVQLYGLYFLAQPASLVAVAALRRMDRARFCSVTETGAQFVGMAVGAVLLELGWSPYGLVISQVVTPTVTLMVAAVRLARLPLVDGPLVPARDMLRISGAFAGYGMIQMTAADVSLWAVTRFLGPAAAGQFSRATLAVSLPVSVLCQSLRKAVMPSLARINGEGRSLATVLPDVLSAASAVAFIAFGILAGVGPAALELLLGPGWGPAGALMPVLALGAPFVLLCQVSYAADEIRKAMGSLLRTQLLVLVATVVLVVSSVTAGQSMAFVAVAASVAAGLGHVEQLVRWHRAGVCSLSALVRPYLVHAGVGAALCVSGYLAADYGRGPLSQVVHGLLGMLPVGLVCVVLRRRLPLYSAAVSRGLAA
- a CDS encoding O-antigen ligase family protein; its protein translation is MAARLATAALWVIGLSPAFFATVVWDRASSPPGGAVDWGATTAEVTPTDWRLHAGELYALATITLLVAVLVFSLAAPPPAARHRGVSLVVAVIAMYCGPVLSGLFGAHGGAGDWRLWLAPLAVAALYAAPPVELGELLPRLRAVLRVYTWGSLGALVIMPDWALSTSYIVNLRLPVMGSSRLLGLTNHPILLGVLAAATLVVELAPLHRRRLWLLHSAAAAVVLLLAQSRTAWMATLVALLFLYRRGVARRMHPLLVRGLALAFVACSLPLVLALTGQIGRLASDGELTSVHGRTEVWEMAMLAFHSDPLWGYGPTLFSDRFSPVRGLYEHAHSQLYQTLGTSGLIGMLGLLAFAAVLLLAASRTARVSAGLSPSLVAITTVTCLTEAPLRGVGFSPYLVLVVLDITILLAAVRGSGAEPEPEPAGLYTLPHPAPHARYPCGVRKRLEAVGSAAATHTGSGR
- a CDS encoding polysaccharide biosynthesis tyrosine autokinase: MDLGGFLKALARRWLSVTALTLLGLGAGIAFTAYSTPRYQAGSQIFVSTRTASDITALNQGSAFSQARVQSYADIISSPLIAAPVVRQLGLDMTPAQLAGHISASVKLNTVLIDITVTDTSPARSAMIANFVAREASRQLVSLETPPGQKAAPVNIGITRNAQPPTTPISPKPLLNGAAGLLAGLVAGVALAVLRDTLDTTLHTSHALAEATRLATLGGIPYDKRAPGSPLAAGSAAYGARAEAFRLLRTNLQFAQVDRKPRVIMVTSALPGEGKTNTAANLALSLAETGGKVCLVDADLRNPCVAKNFGLVQDAGLTSVLIGQATADEVLQECGEHGLLVLTSGPMPPNPAELLSSDRMRQILEGLAESFDTVVVDSAPLLPVADTVGLAPAVDGTVLVVRARRTPAERAKAAVDALHSVNAPVLGAVLSMVTVKHKGYGYGYGYGYGQRPTEAKNLLAAPRKAEADKIGTAG